In Phycisphaerae bacterium RAS1, the genomic window ATCAACATCACGGGCGAGGAGGTGTACCTGCACTATCGTTTCGAAGCCGGCGGCCACCGTGTGCAGCGCGTGCCCAAGACCGAAGCCCAGGGACGAATTCACACCTCGGCCGCGACCGTCGCCGTGCTTCCCGAGCCTGAGGAAGTCGAGATCGACATCGACTGGGAAAAAGACGTGATCGAGCACGTCAGCCGCGCCGGCGGCCCAGGCGGGCAAAACGTCAACAAGGTCAGCTCGGCCATCAAACTCGAGCACATCGCCACCGGCATTACGGTCTCAATGCGCGACGAAAAGAGCCAGCATAAGAACCGCGCCAAGGCCCGCCGCGTGCTGATGTCGCGCGTGTATGAGCATTTTCAGTCGCAGCAGCGGGCCAAGATCGAGTCGGCCCGGCGCAGCATGGTCGGCTCCGGCGACCGCAGCGACCGCATTCGGACTTACAACTACCCGCAGAATCGCGTGACCGACCATCGCGTCGGCAAGGACGTGTTCGATATTCCCGGTGTGCTGGCGGGCAAGCTGGATGATTTCATCGCCGAGCTGGCCGACCGCGAGTTGCAGCTTCGGCTGGAGGCGCTGGTCTGACCGGGCCGGGCGACGATCCCGCCCGACGCGGCTTGACAACCGCCGCCCAGCGGTGTCCGATCAAACATCCGCGCTGCTCCGGCGCGACGATGCGCAGGACAGTCTGACACGGAGCGCTGAAACGCCATGAGCGCCATGCCATCCCCCGACGCCGCGCCGATCTTC contains:
- the prfA_1 gene encoding Peptide chain release factor RF1 codes for the protein MPTFVQDPPWIARIEQMERRSNELGELMNKPEVAASGALIVKFAKEHGALEKILRPFRDYRSVTQQVEESHAIVSDPAGDADLKQLAEAELPELEARRESLLNQLKEKLVTGDEAAISSIILEVRAGTGGDEAALFAGELLNMYSSYAARKGFKTELMSMSDSELGGIKEAIINITGEEVYLHYRFEAGGHRVQRVPKTEAQGRIHTSAATVAVLPEPEEVEIDIDWEKDVIEHVSRAGGPGGQNVNKVSSAIKLEHIATGITVSMRDEKSQHKNRAKARRVLMSRVYEHFQSQQRAKIESARRSMVGSGDRSDRIRTYNYPQNRVTDHRVGKDVFDIPGVLAGKLDDFIAELADRELQLRLEALV